In Fusarium falciforme chromosome 9, complete sequence, the sequence GACAAGCCGAAGCACCCTTGTACAGACCGACGAGACCCAGGTTGCGCACAATCCACATGGCCGATCGCTTGGGGGTGCCCTCGACAGTCTTGGCAACCTCGCCCTGGACCTGGAGACGAATCTTGACGATCTCGAGAGGGTTGGTGAAGACCTTGCGAAACTGGTTAACCAACATTCATCACGCTCATGTCACAGGACGAAACTCACAACTTGGCAACCACCAGCGGAACCACCAGCAACCATCTCAGCCCACAGGGGAATGTGGCCGTTCTTGTCAGTGAGCATCTTTCGGGCCAGGTCGTTGACCGTCAGCTTGATGGCCTTCTCGGGAGCGACACCGACCAGCTGGGGCAGAACACCCGAGTAGAGACCACGGACACCCTCGTTACGGATAACCTTCTGGAAGCAGTCGATCGAGTTCTTGTACAGCCGCTGGCCGGGCTGAGCACTTCGCTGGTTCTGGAGTCGGGTCTTGACCAAATCAATGGGGTACACCATGAAGGCACCAAAGGCACCGGCAACACTACCGAGGGCAAAGCTATAGGCCGAGCTCAGAACTCCGAACAGGAGACTGCCACCagcaatcttggccttggtagcCTCAACAGCGTCATAAATGGGGTTGCGCCATGAAGGGTCCAGGACCTTGGCGAAGTCGGAAAGGCCGAGGCGGCCAGAAGGCTCATCGAGGCCAGCAAAGTGGAAGAGGATGTCGGCCTCCATGGGAGTGAAGAGAGAGAAGCGGGTGAGCTTGGCGGCTTCGTTGAGGAACTCGGGGCGGGTGATCTTGCCGTCGCCGCTCTTGTTGATGGCTCGGCGCAGGATGAGCTCTACGAGATCCATACCGCCAATGACATTCTGGAAGGCGCGCACATTGGCATAAGAGATCTTGGCGCCGATCGAGAGGTTGCACAGGGTGtggaggttgtcgaggatgTGGTCAGACAGCTTGTGGCGGGCAGTCTCTCGGATGATGCGCTCAAACTCCTCGCCAttgatgaagccatcgccgtccttgtcgagcTGGTGGAAGGCTTGTCGGACGCGCTCGCCCTGGAGGCCGCGGAGCATCTGGGAGAATTGCTGGTAGTCGAGAGGGTGGCGGTGCTTCTTGCTACCAATGTAGATCTTGGCCCAGTCTGAGTCCCAGTCGAAGGCGATGTTCTCGGGGCCCTTGTTGAGCTCGTACAGGGTGCGGAAGTCGTCATACTTGACAGAGCCGGTGCGCTCAACATCGAAGAGGCGGAAGGCGATCTGATACTCGGCATCGGGCTTGTTGAGGAGGTTCTCAAAGACACCCCAGTCGGCCAAGCTCACCTTGCCGGCGCCCTTAGCGTCAGCAACGCTGAAGAGGATGGAGTACTGGTCGCGGGAGATCTTGTGCTATATGGAGGTTAGCCAAACCCAGGAAGCAAACACCCAGACCCCAAAGACGCCCGGGCTGAcgacggtggtggtgactCACGAAATCCTCGCCCTTGGGCGCAACGGCGTTGATGAACTCATCGGGGCCCAGGAAGAGCTCACCACTCTCGGCATCCTTGACAGCATGCTTGATGAATCGCGCCTTAGAGTGGGCCGAGAGCTGCTCAGGCTCGTGCGTCCCAACGAGGGTCTCCTTGACGACCTCAGTGGCCACGGCGAGCTTGGACATGGTTGTATATGATTCGATCGGAGGGGTAAAGGATGAGGTATCGAGGGGATTCGAATCGCGTATCTAGCAATTGAAGAGTCGGACAAGGCGGACCGATAATCAAAAGATCAGGACCGGGTGGTTCTTCCCTTGGGGTCTAAGGAGGACGATTTCGTTTTCGCTGTGAGGCGGGTGGTCCGAGAACCGGCTTCAAAGAGGGAATTCTCTATAGCACGACGCAAAGCGCACACCAAGCAGGGGAAAAAAGAGGAAAGAGAAGGGGGATTATGATTCCCTCGACAGTCGAAAGTCAGCGGCAGGGGGAGGATGTCGGAGACAATTCGATGTAGCgaaggggaagaggaagaagaggaacgaGATGCGTCAATTGGGAATTTCGACGATGGAGGAGACCAGCAAGATTTTGGCATAAATTTGCTATCAGGCCGGTGGTTGGTCCGGGGGTGTGGGAGGTGGAAGGAACGATGGAAAGGCACGGTGGTACGGGGGTACAAGGGTACATAGGCCCAAGTACCTTCGGTGTCGCCTGCCTgtccccgtccccgtccGTGGACTGGACTGCCCGCCCACGCTTCGCTGCAGCTGCCACTGGGGGACCTAACCTCCAGTAACTCGAACGCCGCTGAAGCTGGAAGCTGGAAGCGCGGACTACCTGCCCGCCCGGGTTTGTgagaaaaagaaggagaCGTGGGGCGTGGGCGGTCAGCGAACACCGGACCAGCGGACGGACATAAGTTGAGCCGCTGGAGGCGCACAGTTTTTCTggtttcctttcttttctcgAGAGATATTGAGGGTCTGGCCGACCGGCAAGAGAATTggccttttttaatattgcTTCCTTTGTGTAGGAGTTGCCCCTTTCGAGACAATGGCCACGCCGTACATGACACGCGGCGTCGACAGAGGTCACCATCACTCAGGGACCGCCCTCACTAAACCCCAAGCCATCTCCACGTGCAAAGGGAGACAAGCCCGTCCGCTGTCGTCTGAGGGCACCCACTGAACTGTGACTGACAACGCACGCAAGATGCGGTGGTACCTTGTGGTACATGTCCAAACGCAAAAGGGTGTACACTCACACATCTCATCTTGCAGTGGACCTCTCTTGGCTTGCACATCCCGGCGGCACCTGGGTACGTAGCCcagcaggagaaggaggctgctCCCGTACCTTGAGCCTCAAAAAAAGGCTAACCCACAGTCCAATATCAACCACTCAAATCACCCGCATACGGGCTCTGCAGCGCGCGGTCCGGAATACACACAGATCCAGCAGATCCAGACCGAGATGAAGCCCCTCCACTGGACGGGACAGGCCTGTCTGCTCGACTCCAagcctcgtcttcctcagcACCGGGAATACCTCCCACCCCTCGACCCCCCTCCGACCCGGGGTGGCATACGCAGGTGGGGACGGACCCCAGGGGACGGACCCGCCCAGCCGGAGTTCGGAGGAGCGCCTACTGCTTCATTCAGTAAGGTCCAGGCCGTTTATTTGCTGGCGCGTTTCCGCAGCGGCACCTAACCACCTCTCTCGCATACTGCCAGTCTCCTTGTCGCGCAGCTGTCGACGTCGCACAGCTtgagagaaaaagaagaaaatatCCTGCTCGAATTGACACCCAAGGTCCGGAACTACCTACTACGGGACTTGCGCGCCTGCGCCCGCGCGGCTGAGACAGGGTCCTCGACCCCTCCGGGtcccccagcccagccttgaccttctgACGTGCGGATATGGAGCAATCCCCATGGGCGTCAAAAatggtgctggtgcttgcTGTACTGTCGCGGTTCCGCTGGGCCGTAGCGTATTGCCATGTAGATTGCGAGCGAGAGAGAACGTGGAGCAGGCGGCCAACGGTGATCCCCTGACCCCCATTCCTCAACTTTTCTCATTCACCTGCTCCCTCACCTTTCCCTCGCTCCCGTTCTCCAGATCCGGGGGCGCGGAGGGTTTGTTTGTCGTCTGTGCTTGGCGTGGGTTGTCGATGCCCATGTTTCCAGAAAGATAGTCGAGTCTTGTCCACCCATCTCCCACACGTCACATGTCCTAGTTGGGATTTTCTAGCGGCATCCGGCGACCTGGTCATTTCACAAATATGGATCTCCCCCAGGTCACGAGGTGCCTCGCTTTCGCCATTTCCATCCAAGGTGAAAAGCGAGAGAAGGCCGACTCTCACCGTGGGCTCCCGTCTTTGACTGTAACCACCCCGTGCTTGTAGACCCGGTACAAGGTCGCAAGTACCGGGAGTACCGCTCGCGCACCTATCACAGGCGCTGCCGGCCGCGCTCTTTTTTTGCCCTGCCGTATCCACACCAGCTTTCTCACACTTCTCACCTTTGGGTCGTTCCTCTCTGCCTTTTTTTGCGGGGAGTTTAGCGTCACGTATGTACGCAGGGTCAGAGGAAGAGGTACACCAGTCTACTTGCGCCGAGTACCTCCGGGGCCCCTTGGCCGTCCGGAGTGCCGGAAATTCCCGGCTAGCGAATCTTTGCTTGCCCCCCCTGGAATCAGATCTTCACCCATCGAACCCCTgtggccaccaccaccaacccaCGCGAAGAAAGCTCGTGCGTGAGCAACCAGAGAGTACGTGCGCAGCCATGACAATGGATTACGAGAATCTCCTTTGTGGGGAAATCTCGGGGTTTGGAGGAGCTTTCCCGGGGTCGAAGGGGGGAGGCTCTTTTGGTCTAGAATCTTTGAAACTGACCTTGTTTTTATTAATCAGATCGTGTTCAAGACGTGATACACACATAATCTCGTGGGATGGTAGCATAATCTGCGAGATGGGACAGGCACGATAGATTGGGAAAAAGCAACGTTTTTCCCTTCTGGATCGGACCGGTAACATGGCCTCGACCTCTTACGGAGTACAGACTCTCCATCTCTCACCGTCGGGTCGGGTTTCACAGCCGAGTAAGAGTGGAGGGAACCGGCCGGCTCCTACAGGGCGGGCCATCCTTGACGCCCGCCTTCAGAAAGCTGAGTGTTGTGGTGTGCGGGATGATGTGCCATCTCGACATTGCCATGTGAGACAAGGTCTTCGATGATATCAATCTGTAGATAGTAGTCAGCCATTGAAACgccacaacaccatcaactcAAGATGCTTCAGGTAGGATTCAGCTCATTCAGCAGTAGAATTGAGGATTAGATATCATACACGCGTCCAGGGCCTCTAGTGAGTCTAAATTACGTATGTTGTAAATGCAACCTGGGcgccagaccagaccagtgGTTTGGTGTTTTCCGGTCtttttggtggtggtgaccaAATCGGCCGAGATCACGACGGCCATCTTGCCCCTTCACCAACAATGATCCCAAGCCCAATTGATCCCATCTATCACGGTCcttgtgtgcgtgtgtgctgctgcttcttgtcgCCCGCCTCTTCCGGGGAGGCAGAGCCAAGGCCACCACTCAAAAAAAACCGATTTCACCCCCACGTTCCCTTAACACACAATCCTTCCatgcgccgccgcctccctcCCCGATCCATGATCCGTTGTCCATCTCCCGGGTCACCAGTGTCATCTCCCACATGCTGCTGCAACTCTGCGACACCTTGCAGTGTGGGTGTGGGAGGACAGGTCCCTCTCCCGCAACGCCGAATTCCGAAGCATATTAAACCAGCCAACCGGTCGGTAAgtagaaaaaagaagaaaaaagtgaCTAAACGCAAAGATCGCAAGTCGTGGTACTCGTAACAGTCATCCAGAGTCGTTATACAGTGTTGTCCTTTCATAAAGATTCCTTCGATCCCTCTCCCCTCGCCGTCTCACCCAACCTTTCTCCCTTACATTCCCGAGAGTCCGGGGTTGAGACAGGGCTAACGGTAGGCATGAGAGAAGCCAAGGTGGGTCAGGTCGGGGAGCTTGTGGaccgtcttcctcttccgtgTCGTTGGTGTCGCGAATCATGCCCAGCCCCAGCCtggtattattaaaaagtcgCTGTCAAGAAGAACCACCTTCTTCGAGAAGGAGATTAACGCAAAAACAAAATCGCCCGAGAGCGACCAAGGCTGGGGAATGGGGCTTGTCAAAGCTGGGGGAGAGCGTCATGAAGGCTCCGCTTCCCGGCCCGGGTCTCGAGGCGTGGACGGTCAAGACGAACCCGGGCCGGCATCGCTCCGACGGTGAGCGCCGAAtggcaacaacaacaagaaaCAGCGGCCGAAGCAACGGCAATTGCGACACTttctcaacatcaacgccGACGTTTGCGCCGAGGCACAATCGCTGCCATGggatcaagaacaagagccGCGATAAGGTCGTGCAGACGCCACGCAGAACGCTGCTCACACATTGCAGTGCACATTACCGTACTCAACCGCAACGTGCCGACCTCTGCCCCCGAGCCGGCATTCATCCTTCGATAGGGACGAGATGGCCGTGAGGATTGTACTGCAAATCATCGCTGCTATCGTGATAAGCTTCATGCGACTGTTCCCTTCGGACGGGGTGCAGCTGGTGAGGGAGCGTGAATCCCGCCTCCAGGGCTGCCTGCACCATCAAAGATGCCTCCTTGTACCGCCGGTCTGTGTATTTCGTAAAGACTGTCGCGTGGTGCAGGTGAGGCTGATCGCAGCACTCAATGATCATGGTAACCAACGGCTTCAGCTGACTCCAGGTGTACCCCGAGTAGTGGACATGTTGCTTAGTCTGATTGCATATTAGCTTCAACTTCCGGTATGAGAGACCACCTCAGCTTACCCAATCACCCTTCTTAAGAATGAGTCGAGAAAGGCAGTGTGCTCCGGCGGCGAGGAAGCTTGGCGGCGTGGCAACGAAACGCTCGTCCATGATGGTGAGCTCCAGGAAGTATTTGGCGAGAGTTCGCGTGTCAAGATCGTAGTCGTCAGCCTTGCTCACACGTcgcaagaagctcatcggACCAGGCCAGCCCAGCTCGAAGCTCAGCATGCTGAGCATGAATCGCTCCGCCTTGAGGACCTCCTCAGCAGAATATCCGTTGTCGACCATGTACACAATCTCGTCAAGCGATGGACTGTTAATCTCTTCATACTTGGCAGCCACGAAGATAGCGGTGGCACCGACCAGCTGAAGCTTGCCGATTGACACGATCTTGGATGAAAGGAAGCGATCGATGTAGTTGACTGTGAGGAACAGGGTCTCGGGAAGCAGGCAAAATCGTGTGTGCACCTGCACGAGCCAGTCCATAAGGACTGATCGCATTGACCACTGGATCTCCGTCTGAATGTCCATGTAGTGAGGGTCGGGGAGCATCTTCATCTACACAAATGGTTAGCTCGCTCGCTTCGCGACGCGAATCCTTGTCACGTACCTCCAGCTCCCGCATGTACTCGAAGATCTCCTCGCCGTACTCTGCAACCATGCTGACGTCCCaaagctcctcctcaatcTCGTCGTCAGTGCGGTTCCGCTCGACCTCTTCACGGGCTTCGTCTAGTTCACGCTGTACGCGGGCAGTCACTCGTGGCGGCACTATTGTTGTAGCTCCTCCAGCGGTCAGATCGCGGGAACGGAAAGAATGCGCCGTTGT encodes:
- a CDS encoding Cyclin N-terminal domain-containing protein, with protein sequence MDARPFRPRGNENAPDLHQRHKSTGNLATMASAVAGGLRGPAKRAAFGDVTNLSKQTGHTRDENKIKIHTSNGTTQGHVAVAINKENVNYSKGGFSHPAQRPNSHAPTSRPALENKASDANKKLGRGAQEAAGQGYTKKPVHAVSKASTLSSAQNAPALQPRHHKSQPQLKQKQQPNLRRTQSKQLEKVAPKPDAVETGYKNTNAVSIPLQEEYPYDHAAYLDSLYLPIETGVDLDAPQKEEFHEAATKLPEITEEEPVVPVLSEGPAPAMSEAEECWDEEEEDFDDQDQAYTTAHSFRSRDLTAGGATTIVPPRVTARVQRELDEAREEVERNRTDDEIEEELWDVSMVAEYGEEIFEYMRELEMKMLPDPHYMDIQTEIQWSMRSVLMDWLVQVHTRFCLLPETLFLTVNYIDRFLSSKIVSIGKLQLVGATAIFVAAKYEEINSPSLDEIVYMVDNGYSAEEVLKAERFMLSMLSFELGWPGPMSFLRRVSKADDYDLDTRTLAKYFLELTIMDERFVATPPSFLAAGAHCLSRLILKKGDWTKQHVHYSGYTWSQLKPLVTMIIECCDQPHLHHATVFTKYTDRRYKEASLMVQAALEAGFTLPHQLHPVRREQSHEAYHDSSDDLQYNPHGHLVPIEG